From a region of the Bdellovibrio sp. ArHS genome:
- the deoC gene encoding deoxyribose-phosphate aldolase, giving the protein MQLSRYIDHTLLKPEAQMAQIEKLCAEAKEHGFFSVCVNTSYVSTCAELLKDSSVKVCCVVGFPLGAMDTESKAFETSTAIKNGAGEIDMVIQVGALKDRRLDYVRDDIKAVVKAAQGRTVKVIIETSLLNHDDKVLACKAAMEAGAHFVKTSTGFGGGGATVDDVKLMKSVVGNALEVKASGGIKDLAQAQAMIDAGATRLGTSSGVTIVQGGTVQGGY; this is encoded by the coding sequence GTGCAACTAAGTCGTTATATTGACCATACTCTTTTGAAACCCGAAGCGCAGATGGCGCAAATTGAAAAGCTTTGTGCGGAGGCGAAAGAACATGGCTTCTTCAGCGTCTGCGTAAATACGTCCTATGTTTCAACATGCGCAGAACTTCTTAAGGATTCTTCAGTAAAAGTATGCTGCGTGGTGGGCTTCCCTTTGGGAGCTATGGATACAGAATCCAAAGCTTTCGAGACCTCTACCGCAATTAAGAACGGAGCTGGTGAAATTGACATGGTCATTCAGGTCGGTGCGCTGAAAGACCGTCGCTTGGATTATGTTCGGGACGATATCAAAGCCGTTGTCAAAGCTGCTCAAGGTCGCACGGTTAAAGTTATTATTGAAACCTCGCTTCTTAACCACGACGACAAAGTGTTAGCTTGTAAAGCGGCGATGGAGGCCGGTGCTCACTTCGTAAAAACATCCACAGGCTTTGGTGGCGGCGGCGCCACTGTAGACGATGTGAAGTTGATGAAGTCTGTTGTCGGCAATGCTCTGGAAGTCAAAGCTTCCGGAGGAATCAAAGACTTGGCGCAAGCCCAAGCCATGATCGACGCCGGTGCGACTCGCTTGGGAACAAGCTCTGGCGTGACCATTGTTCAGGGCGGCACTGTTCAGGGAGGTTACTAA
- a CDS encoding type IV pilus twitching motility protein PilT: MATIDELFKLMVEQGASDLHITSGAPPYLRLHGNMIPLNYRELTNQDVQGLLFEILSEKQKKAFVEKWELDFAYTLSGIGRFRCNIFMQRKGLGAVMRIIPEKIKTAQELGLPPAVMDMIDCDRGLILVTGPTGSGKSTTLAAMIHQINATREAHIITVEDPIEFVHPNLKSLVNQREVGSHTKSFANALKAALREDPDILLVGELRDLETISLALTAAETGHIVFGTLHTNSAAKTVDRIIDVFPAGQQQQIRTMLAESLRGVVAQTLFSRADGQGRVAAYEIMRNTKAISNLIREGKVHQIPSAMQTGSSQGMVLFEKYIEDLVRKGKVSAADAKTFLGQAGGGDTTIQGTMAGTASPRTKVG, from the coding sequence ATGGCAACAATTGATGAGCTGTTCAAACTCATGGTGGAACAAGGAGCCTCCGACTTGCATATCACAAGCGGCGCGCCTCCCTATTTGCGTCTCCATGGAAACATGATTCCGTTGAACTATCGTGAATTGACGAATCAAGACGTGCAGGGATTGCTTTTTGAGATCCTTTCTGAAAAGCAAAAGAAGGCCTTTGTTGAAAAATGGGAGCTGGATTTCGCCTACACTCTTTCTGGCATCGGGCGTTTTCGTTGCAATATCTTTATGCAAAGAAAAGGTCTTGGCGCTGTTATGCGTATCATTCCCGAAAAAATTAAAACTGCGCAAGAATTGGGTTTGCCTCCTGCCGTTATGGATATGATCGACTGTGACCGCGGATTGATTTTGGTTACAGGACCTACCGGTTCCGGTAAATCGACGACACTGGCAGCAATGATCCACCAGATCAACGCAACTCGCGAAGCGCATATTATCACCGTCGAAGACCCGATCGAGTTCGTACATCCAAATCTGAAGTCTTTGGTGAATCAACGTGAAGTCGGAAGCCATACCAAGAGCTTCGCGAATGCCCTTAAGGCGGCCCTGCGTGAAGATCCGGACATCCTGCTTGTCGGTGAGTTGCGTGACTTAGAGACCATCTCTTTGGCTTTGACTGCCGCAGAAACGGGTCACATTGTGTTTGGAACTCTGCACACGAATAGTGCCGCGAAAACTGTCGATCGTATCATTGACGTTTTCCCCGCGGGTCAACAACAACAAATTCGCACAATGCTTGCGGAAAGTTTGCGCGGAGTTGTCGCGCAAACGCTTTTCTCGCGCGCCGATGGACAAGGTCGCGTGGCAGCTTACGAAATCATGCGCAATACCAAGGCCATTTCGAACTTGATTCGTGAAGGTAAGGTCCACCAGATTCCTTCCGCCATGCAAACAGGCTCAAGTCAGGGTATGGTGCTTTTCGAAAAATATATCGAAGATTTGGTTCGCAAAGGGAAAGTGTCTGCGGCCGACGCAAAAACTTTCCTGGGACAAGCCGGCGGTGGCGACACCACCATTCAGGGCACGATGGCAGGCACAGCCTCCCCGCGCACCAAAGTGGGTTAA
- a CDS encoding Rne/Rng family ribonuclease yields MSAEILINVRPQETRVAYVDGGILSDLKIERKTSPTLVGSIHRGTVLRVLPGMQAAFVDIGLEKAAFLYVGDIREDVDDNFLSDVDREEPLEMEGDDDKLPTHQNKTPIQDLLKEGQSILVQVAKDPLGTKGARLTTHLSLPGRFVVFLPTVRHLGISRRIEDETERERLRKLVQKINPSGGVIVRTAGEGASEEMLKADIEYLDRLSKDIFKNYEKKKTPGMVHTELDVELRALRDLMSEDVASVWVDSIEIHKKVVKFVSQFMPKYKQNIVLYEEQKPLFDLYDIDIEISRSMERKIWLKSGGYIVIDEAEALVVIDVNTGKFVGKKDLEDTILKTNLEAVREIAHQLRIRNCGGIIIIDFIDMEKESHREKVLEALAEELGRDRARTNIVSMSQLGLVEMTRKRIRPSLIKTLCEPCSYCDGKGYIKRKSTVANEIFRELERDADMLINKKTNVVVHCHSGVVDWIYEVEGESLESIEKKLGRSVAFKIEPNYHLEQYEIFFV; encoded by the coding sequence GTGTCAGCTGAAATTCTCATCAATGTGAGACCTCAAGAAACTCGTGTGGCCTATGTCGATGGCGGCATTCTTTCTGATTTGAAAATTGAACGTAAAACTTCGCCGACCTTGGTCGGGTCCATTCATCGTGGCACTGTCCTGCGCGTTCTTCCCGGTATGCAGGCGGCTTTTGTGGATATCGGTCTGGAAAAAGCCGCTTTCCTGTATGTCGGTGATATTCGCGAAGACGTGGACGACAACTTCCTTTCGGATGTGGATCGCGAGGAACCCTTAGAAATGGAGGGTGATGACGACAAGCTCCCCACTCATCAAAACAAAACTCCGATTCAGGATTTGCTGAAAGAGGGTCAATCGATTCTTGTGCAAGTTGCGAAAGATCCTTTGGGCACAAAAGGGGCGCGTTTGACAACGCATCTGTCTTTGCCCGGTCGTTTCGTGGTGTTTTTACCGACGGTTCGTCACCTGGGAATTTCCCGCAGAATTGAAGATGAAACAGAGCGTGAGCGTCTGCGCAAGCTGGTGCAAAAAATCAATCCTTCCGGGGGTGTGATTGTGCGTACCGCCGGTGAAGGTGCCTCTGAAGAGATGTTGAAGGCTGACATCGAGTACCTGGATCGTTTAAGTAAAGACATCTTCAAAAACTACGAAAAGAAAAAGACTCCGGGCATGGTTCACACAGAACTTGACGTCGAACTGCGCGCCCTTCGCGATCTGATGTCCGAAGATGTGGCAAGCGTGTGGGTTGATAGTATCGAGATTCACAAAAAAGTTGTGAAGTTTGTTTCGCAATTCATGCCGAAGTACAAACAAAACATCGTGCTTTATGAAGAGCAGAAACCCCTTTTTGATCTTTACGACATTGATATTGAAATTTCCCGCTCCATGGAAAGAAAGATTTGGCTGAAGTCCGGTGGATATATCGTCATCGATGAAGCCGAGGCCTTGGTGGTCATTGACGTGAACACCGGGAAATTCGTGGGTAAGAAAGATCTTGAAGATACGATTCTGAAAACCAATCTAGAGGCCGTTCGTGAAATTGCGCACCAACTGCGGATTCGCAACTGTGGCGGAATTATCATTATCGACTTCATTGATATGGAAAAAGAATCCCATCGAGAAAAAGTTTTGGAAGCGTTGGCCGAAGAATTGGGCCGTGATCGCGCCCGCACCAACATTGTTTCCATGTCTCAGTTGGGCCTTGTCGAAATGACGCGTAAACGTATTCGTCCCAGCCTTATTAAAACCCTGTGTGAACCTTGTTCATACTGTGATGGCAAAGGCTATATCAAACGCAAATCTACCGTAGCCAATGAAATTTTCAGAGAGCTCGAACGTGACGCCGACATGTTGATCAATAAAAAGACCAACGTGGTTGTTCACTGCCACAGTGGGGTGGTTGACTGGATCTACGAAGTTGAGGGTGAAAGTCTAGAGAGTATTGAAAAGAAATTAGGACGCTCTGTAGCCTTTAAAATCGAACCTAACTACCACTTAGAGCAGTACGAGATTTTCTTTGTTTAG
- a CDS encoding helix-turn-helix transcriptional regulator translates to MKKVGEFLKKSREARNLSQGDVSTHLGYNTPQFISNWERGLSLPPVTTLKSLAKLYRINADELFQMILEEHLEQTAESLRQKFEEENLKSSKQRKSRTALSGS, encoded by the coding sequence ATGAAGAAAGTAGGAGAGTTTTTAAAAAAATCTCGCGAGGCAAGAAATCTCTCTCAAGGAGATGTTTCTACTCACCTCGGCTACAACACTCCTCAGTTTATCTCAAACTGGGAACGCGGTCTGTCTCTTCCGCCAGTGACCACATTAAAGAGCCTCGCCAAGCTTTATAGAATAAATGCAGACGAACTTTTTCAAATGATCCTGGAAGAACACCTGGAACAAACGGCAGAGTCTCTTCGTCAAAAATTCGAAGAAGAGAATCTAAAATCCTCTAAACAAAGAAAATCTCGTACTGCTCTAAGTGGTAGTTAG
- the rplU gene encoding 50S ribosomal protein L21: protein MYAIIRTGGKQYKVQAGDVLQVDKLEQALGAEFEINEVLMVGGESTAVGQPLVKGAKVTVVVTKQAKTRKQIVFKKKRRQGYRKFATHKQEFTELFVKAISFDGKTAKSDESAKVVDVAAVRAEKAQARVAARKERAANKGTAEVVKKAAKKVAKKKVAKKAVKKTVKKATGAKKKAAKKTSKKA from the coding sequence ATGTACGCGATTATTCGTACAGGCGGTAAGCAATATAAAGTTCAAGCTGGTGACGTTCTTCAAGTAGATAAGCTTGAGCAAGCACTTGGCGCAGAGTTTGAAATCAACGAAGTTTTGATGGTTGGTGGTGAGTCCACTGCTGTTGGTCAACCTCTTGTAAAAGGCGCGAAAGTAACTGTTGTAGTTACAAAACAAGCTAAAACAAGAAAACAAATCGTCTTCAAAAAGAAGCGTCGTCAAGGTTACAGAAAGTTCGCAACTCATAAGCAAGAGTTCACAGAGCTTTTTGTTAAGGCGATCTCTTTTGACGGTAAAACTGCGAAATCAGATGAATCTGCAAAAGTAGTAGACGTGGCAGCAGTTCGTGCAGAAAAAGCACAAGCTCGCGTAGCAGCTCGTAAAGAGCGTGCAGCGAACAAAGGAACTGCAGAAGTTGTTAAAAAAGCGGCAAAAAAAGTAGCGAAAAAGAAAGTTGCAAAAAAAGCAGTTAAAAAGACTGTAAAAAAAGCAACAGGCGCTAAGAAAAAAGCAGCTAAGAAAACTTCTAAGAAAGCATAA
- the rpmA gene encoding 50S ribosomal protein L27, with translation MASKKAGGSTKNGRDSQSKRLGVKRFGGEKVLPGTIIVRQRGTKFHLGNNVKMGRDYTIYSVVEGLVKFERFSKERFKVSVYPKAV, from the coding sequence ATGGCAAGTAAAAAAGCCGGTGGTAGTACAAAGAACGGTCGTGATTCACAGAGTAAACGCTTAGGTGTAAAACGCTTCGGTGGTGAAAAAGTTCTTCCGGGAACAATCATTGTTCGTCAACGTGGAACGAAATTCCACTTGGGTAACAATGTTAAAATGGGTCGTGACTACACGATCTATTCTGTTGTCGAAGGTCTTGTTAAGTTTGAACGTTTCTCTAAAGAGCGTTTCAAAGTTAGTGTTTATCCAAAAGCTGTTTAA
- the obgE gene encoding GTPase ObgE — protein sequence MKFIDEVKITVASGRGGPGCVSYRRESMLPRGGPDGGNGGKGGDVIIRTSKHINSLVDFRQNKRYAAQSGQMGMGRQKSGHNGEDLVMIVPEGTVIRTLDGEIIVDMTGISEYVLLKGGRGGMGNEFFKTSVNQAPDYAQPGEEGEELEVKLELKLIADVGIIGFPNAGKSTLISRISAARPKIADYPFTTLTPNLGVVKVGDYTSFVVADIPGLVKGAHEGVGLGIQFLKHIERTRLFIHLIDASGMSGRDPVEDYLDINNELKMYDINNEDKEGFFPLATRPQFVVLNKIDTLSEIQLMKLKNKFKDISGQEPYAISAVTGKNIKEFMTELARQIMQEEEE from the coding sequence ATGAAGTTTATCGATGAAGTTAAAATCACTGTTGCGTCAGGACGAGGCGGCCCTGGCTGTGTAAGTTATCGCCGTGAATCCATGCTACCTAGGGGCGGTCCCGATGGTGGAAATGGTGGAAAAGGTGGGGATGTTATCATCCGCACCTCCAAACATATTAATTCTTTGGTCGATTTTCGTCAGAACAAAAGATACGCGGCTCAAAGCGGTCAAATGGGTATGGGCCGACAAAAATCGGGTCATAATGGTGAAGATTTAGTGATGATCGTTCCTGAAGGAACTGTGATCCGAACACTGGACGGCGAAATTATCGTCGATATGACGGGCATTTCTGAATACGTTCTGCTGAAAGGCGGACGTGGCGGAATGGGCAACGAATTCTTCAAAACGAGCGTCAATCAAGCTCCGGACTATGCACAACCTGGTGAAGAAGGTGAAGAGCTGGAAGTTAAGCTTGAGTTGAAGCTCATCGCTGACGTGGGAATCATCGGTTTTCCAAACGCAGGAAAGTCGACTTTGATTTCACGCATTTCTGCGGCTCGCCCTAAAATTGCGGATTATCCTTTCACGACTTTGACACCCAATCTTGGCGTGGTGAAAGTCGGTGACTACACATCTTTCGTCGTTGCGGATATTCCGGGATTAGTAAAAGGGGCCCACGAAGGCGTGGGATTGGGCATCCAGTTCCTAAAACACATTGAACGAACACGGCTTTTCATTCACTTGATTGATGCTTCGGGAATGTCAGGTCGCGATCCGGTAGAAGACTATTTGGATATTAATAACGAGCTTAAGATGTACGACATCAACAACGAAGACAAAGAAGGGTTTTTCCCTCTTGCCACACGTCCTCAGTTTGTTGTGCTCAATAAGATCGACACTTTAAGCGAAATTCAACTGATGAAACTTAAAAATAAGTTCAAAGATATTTCAGGCCAAGAGCCTTATGCTATCTCGGCAGTGACGGGCAAAAATATCAAAGAATTTATGACTGAACTTGCTCGTCAGATTATGCAAGAGGAAGAAGAATAA
- the nadD gene encoding nicotinate (nicotinamide) nucleotide adenylyltransferase, translating into MKIGIFGGSFNPPHMGHINAIQTVAKKVGLQKVHIVPAAQNPLKTPVEGPTAEQRLDLTRLAFEQYGETYFVDDQEIKRGGMSYTIDTVMNLRKTYDANDLYLVVGADKFEELSQWKDYQKLLSEVNLVVTTRPGYETPESLDEMPGYLKPMVSDFDFNFIELNTGRNIQFITLRDIEISASELRKWLRTGKPVEKYLPLAVESYIKDHKLYRNLGDRIGDFKKFSEFCANVLFAKKGINVRGFDLTGIAAPSEYTLIASGTSTRHAAAMAENIVMAVKEEYNVHPQSVEGIDEGRWVLVDYGSLIVHIFYDFVRQEYSLENLWREGKDLGFKDPYVGKPEAQ; encoded by the coding sequence ATGAAAATAGGTATTTTTGGAGGAAGTTTTAATCCTCCGCACATGGGCCACATCAACGCCATTCAAACAGTGGCAAAAAAAGTTGGACTTCAAAAAGTTCACATCGTTCCTGCTGCGCAAAACCCTTTGAAGACGCCCGTGGAAGGCCCGACAGCCGAACAGCGCTTAGATCTGACGCGTCTGGCATTCGAACAATATGGCGAGACCTACTTCGTTGACGATCAGGAAATCAAACGTGGTGGCATGAGCTACACGATTGATACGGTGATGAATCTTCGTAAAACCTATGATGCCAATGATCTTTATCTGGTTGTAGGTGCAGACAAATTCGAAGAGCTTTCCCAGTGGAAAGACTATCAAAAGCTTCTTTCTGAAGTGAATTTGGTTGTGACCACTCGACCTGGTTACGAAACTCCAGAGTCGTTGGATGAAATGCCGGGCTATTTAAAGCCGATGGTTTCTGACTTTGACTTTAACTTCATCGAGTTGAATACAGGAAGAAATATCCAGTTCATCACTTTGCGTGATATCGAAATTTCTGCAAGCGAACTGCGTAAGTGGCTGCGCACTGGAAAGCCAGTTGAAAAATATCTACCGCTCGCGGTGGAATCCTACATCAAGGATCACAAGCTTTATAGAAACTTAGGCGATCGCATCGGCGATTTTAAAAAGTTCTCTGAGTTCTGTGCAAACGTACTATTTGCTAAAAAAGGCATCAATGTTCGCGGTTTTGATCTGACGGGCATTGCGGCTCCTAGCGAATACACTTTGATTGCTTCCGGTACCTCAACTCGTCACGCGGCCGCGATGGCAGAAAACATCGTGATGGCGGTGAAAGAGGAATACAACGTCCATCCACAAAGCGTGGAGGGTATTGATGAAGGTCGCTGGGTTCTTGTGGATTACGGTTCGTTGATTGTTCACATCTTCTACGATTTCGTACGTCAGGAATACAGCCTAGAAAATCTTTGGAGAGAAGGCAAAGACCTTGGCTTTAAAGATCCCTACGTGGGTAAGCCTGAGGCTCAGTAA
- a CDS encoding 23S rRNA (pseudouridine(1915)-N(3))-methyltransferase RlmH: MKFILYNLATAKEAWADEVSELYKKKISFFIPFEIQSLKAKKSAREDADFKRNEESQLILKNINSDDFVVLFDERGSALDSIQFSKKIENILGSSKKRAIFIIGGAFGVNEEVRKRADLKVALSPMVMNHLMAQAMSLEQIYRAFTIIKKIPYHNI; the protein is encoded by the coding sequence ATGAAATTCATTTTGTACAATCTCGCTACGGCCAAAGAAGCCTGGGCTGATGAGGTCAGCGAGTTGTACAAAAAGAAGATCTCTTTTTTCATTCCCTTTGAAATTCAAAGTTTGAAAGCCAAGAAGTCTGCGCGTGAAGACGCGGACTTTAAGCGCAACGAAGAATCCCAACTTATCCTTAAAAATATTAATAGCGATGACTTTGTCGTGTTGTTTGATGAGCGCGGCTCGGCGCTTGATTCGATACAATTTTCCAAGAAAATCGAAAACATTCTGGGGAGTTCGAAAAAACGCGCCATCTTCATTATTGGCGGTGCTTTTGGTGTGAACGAAGAAGTTCGCAAAAGGGCGGACTTGAAGGTGGCCCTATCCCCGATGGTGATGAATCATCTGATGGCGCAGGCGATGAGTTTAGAACAAATCTACCGCGCCTTCACGATTATTAAAAAAATCCCTTATCACAATATTTAG
- a CDS encoding protein-glutamine glutaminase family protein, translating to MKFIALVLTLTVSFEAFAGLSSIRHSGESYQQARDRHFFAWKFRIPSPFPSPLDDQVEEMSFGSPVERSKKPLNKLDISEIPDVGSYADLLREFKYVRDTRFIETDSGFARRLTWMYPDDGCYARAEMAKLELIQHNFPAPKKIFVFGNLQAMTKNSPTGNVQWWYHVAVTYRVGSDVYIFDPAIEPTRPLKLIEWNDKVGGGRTLVQYSVCHKDAFDPSSDCSKPQLTSPQEALSEQTSFLEYEWERVENLGRDPYKELGEFPPWLSAH from the coding sequence ATGAAATTCATAGCTCTCGTTCTTACACTCACTGTTTCGTTTGAAGCTTTTGCAGGCCTATCTTCAATTCGTCATTCCGGCGAATCCTATCAACAGGCCCGAGACAGACACTTCTTTGCTTGGAAGTTCCGCATTCCATCTCCATTTCCTTCCCCTCTGGATGACCAAGTCGAGGAAATGTCTTTCGGTTCTCCCGTCGAAAGATCCAAGAAGCCTTTAAATAAGCTAGATATCTCAGAGATTCCCGACGTCGGATCGTATGCAGACCTTCTACGCGAATTCAAATACGTTCGCGACACTCGCTTCATTGAAACAGACTCTGGTTTCGCCCGCCGCCTGACATGGATGTATCCTGATGATGGTTGTTATGCGCGTGCGGAAATGGCTAAGCTTGAATTGATTCAACACAATTTTCCAGCACCTAAAAAGATCTTCGTATTCGGAAATCTTCAGGCGATGACAAAAAATTCTCCGACTGGCAACGTACAGTGGTGGTATCACGTTGCGGTTACTTATCGTGTCGGTAGCGATGTCTACATTTTTGATCCTGCAATTGAGCCCACGCGCCCATTGAAGCTGATTGAGTGGAATGACAAGGTCGGCGGCGGCAGAACACTTGTGCAATATTCTGTTTGCCATAAAGACGCCTTCGATCCGTCCTCAGATTGTTCAAAACCTCAACTCACTTCACCGCAAGAGGCTTTGAGCGAACAGACATCATTTCTTGAATACGAATGGGAGCGAGTTGAAAATTTGGGCCGTGATCCCTATAAAGAGCTGGGGGAGTTTCCACCCTGGTTAAGTGCTCACTAA
- a CDS encoding outer membrane lipoprotein carrier protein LolA, whose amino-acid sequence MLKRISILFFLTTFSWGVFAATGNGTLQKVSKKYRNAKLVEMSVEKSVKSDLLGKETKHEGKIFVANGKFRWENTKPEQTLLVFDGSTIWSEQTPPKEFGGPVQVAKGKVDKKTRSHILISSLLGADLEKNFKIQKEEKVGDLVRLDVTPLYDDLTVKSMQVLINPKDSTLDEISYKDDIGNLTTLKFSNIEFKKKEKKSLFKYQPPKGAQVTDL is encoded by the coding sequence ATGCTTAAAAGAATCAGTATCTTGTTTTTCCTAACTACATTTTCCTGGGGCGTATTTGCGGCGACAGGAAATGGAACCCTTCAAAAAGTTTCTAAAAAATATCGTAATGCCAAGCTTGTGGAAATGAGCGTGGAAAAGTCTGTTAAATCGGACCTTCTGGGCAAAGAGACAAAACATGAGGGTAAAATCTTTGTGGCTAACGGAAAGTTCCGTTGGGAAAACACGAAGCCTGAACAAACTCTTTTGGTTTTTGATGGTTCGACAATTTGGAGTGAACAGACTCCGCCGAAAGAATTTGGTGGCCCCGTTCAAGTCGCAAAAGGGAAAGTGGACAAAAAAACTCGTTCCCATATTTTGATTTCCTCTTTGTTGGGGGCGGATCTGGAAAAGAACTTCAAGATTCAAAAAGAAGAAAAAGTCGGAGATCTGGTGAGATTGGATGTGACCCCACTGTACGACGACCTGACGGTCAAGTCGATGCAGGTTCTGATCAACCCTAAAGACAGCACTTTGGACGAAATCTCTTACAAAGATGATATTGGCAACCTCACCACATTGAAGTTTTCAAATATCGAGTTTAAGAAAAAAGAAAAGAAAAGTTTATTTAAATACCAACCTCCTAAAGGTGCACAGGTGACAGACCTATGA
- the rimO gene encoding 30S ribosomal protein S12 methylthiotransferase RimO → MKQETTQNKKVHFISLGCPKNLVDSEIMAGTLMKDGYQVVGEAEEADTVIVNTCGFIEDSKKESIQRILDMSDLKQEGKIKKVVVAGCLTQRYKDELVDGLPEADLFVGSGEFQNISKILKNSDAGDTKKTFFNLPTYLQEEATPRVNSQPGHRAYLKISEGCMKRCAFCAIPLIRGNLQSRSIDAIVAEARLLVAGGVKELIIISHDFTDYGWDIRKKDPTRKESPVELLKALEQVEGLQWIRLMYLYPDGITPEMVQVIKNSKKIVKYFDMPLQHINDAVLKSMNRKMTRGEIETALMNIREHIPDAVIRTQFIVGFPGETQEQFEELLQFVAEQQFDRVGCFKYSPEENTPGGRMENQVDEETKQYRHDALMEIQQNISREKHADFVGKTIDVIVEGFSEETDLLLQGRFWGQAPDIDGVVLINEGEAQVGDMVKVHITDSMEYDLLGGIVTEN, encoded by the coding sequence ATGAAACAAGAGACAACTCAAAACAAAAAAGTTCACTTTATCTCATTAGGTTGTCCTAAGAATCTTGTCGACAGCGAAATTATGGCCGGGACCTTGATGAAAGATGGATATCAAGTCGTGGGCGAAGCTGAAGAGGCAGACACAGTCATCGTGAATACCTGTGGTTTCATTGAGGACTCGAAGAAGGAATCTATCCAAAGAATTTTGGACATGAGTGACCTTAAACAAGAAGGAAAAATTAAAAAAGTCGTCGTCGCTGGCTGTTTAACTCAACGCTATAAAGACGAACTTGTCGATGGTTTGCCCGAGGCAGATCTGTTTGTGGGTTCTGGAGAATTCCAGAATATTTCGAAAATTCTGAAAAATTCCGACGCTGGTGATACGAAGAAAACATTCTTTAATCTTCCAACATATCTCCAGGAAGAAGCGACTCCGCGTGTGAACTCTCAGCCGGGTCACCGCGCTTATTTGAAAATTTCTGAAGGTTGCATGAAGCGCTGTGCTTTCTGTGCGATTCCGCTTATTCGCGGAAATCTTCAGTCCCGATCTATCGACGCCATAGTTGCGGAAGCAAGACTTCTTGTCGCTGGTGGAGTGAAAGAACTTATTATCATCAGCCATGACTTCACAGACTACGGCTGGGACATCCGCAAAAAAGATCCAACTCGCAAAGAAAGTCCTGTAGAGCTGCTAAAAGCCTTGGAGCAGGTTGAAGGACTACAATGGATTCGACTTATGTACCTCTATCCGGATGGAATCACGCCGGAAATGGTACAGGTTATTAAAAACAGCAAAAAAATCGTTAAGTATTTTGATATGCCTTTGCAGCACATCAACGATGCTGTTCTTAAGAGCATGAATCGCAAGATGACTCGCGGTGAAATTGAAACGGCATTGATGAATATTCGTGAGCATATTCCGGATGCGGTGATTCGTACGCAATTCATCGTCGGCTTCCCAGGCGAAACTCAAGAGCAGTTTGAAGAGCTTCTGCAATTCGTGGCTGAACAACAATTCGACCGCGTAGGTTGCTTCAAGTATTCACCTGAAGAGAACACTCCGGGCGGACGCATGGAAAATCAAGTCGATGAGGAAACAAAACAGTATCGTCACGACGCCTTGATGGAAATTCAGCAAAACATTTCGCGAGAAAAGCACGCAGACTTCGTGGGCAAAACTATCGACGTGATTGTGGAAGGCTTTAGCGAAGAGACTGACTTGTTATTGCAAGGTCGTTTCTGGGGCCAGGCCCCGGATATCGACGGGGTCGTGCTTATCAACGAAGGGGAAGCACAAGTCGGTGACATGGTTAAAGTTCACATCACCGACAGCATGGAATATGACCTTCTGGGCGGTATTGTTACTGAAAATTAG